Proteins encoded within one genomic window of Rhododendron vialii isolate Sample 1 chromosome 1a, ASM3025357v1:
- the LOC131298327 gene encoding ubiquitin-conjugating enzyme E2 20-like — protein MTTINRQDSNTPVTAPPIASSKQPLPTAKTVDTQSVRKRLQSELMALMMSGDSGISAFPEEDNLFNWKGTISGSKDTVFEGTEYKLSLSFPNDYPFKSPKVKFETSCFHPNVDVFGNICLDILQDKWSSAYDVRTILISIQSLLGEPNTASPLNTQAASLWGNQEEYRKMVEKLYKPVA, from the exons ATGACTACAATCAACAGGCAAGACAGCAACACGCCCGTGACCGCTCCCCCGATCGCTTCCTCCAAGCAACCACTCCCCACGGCGAAGACCGTCGATACACAGTCCGTTCGCAAGAG GTTGCAATCTGAACTGATGGCATTAATG ATGAGTGGTGATTCTGGGATATCTGCATTCCCTGAGGAAGATAACCTATTCAACTGGAAAGGGACCATCTCTGGTAGCAAAGACACAGTCTTTGAAGGGACAGAGTACAAGCTATCCCTATCTTTTCCCAATGATTACCCATTCAAGTCCCCGAAGGTCAAGTTCGAGACTTCCTGCTTCCACCCCAATGTCGATGTTTTTGGAAACATATGCCTCGACATTCTTCAG GATAAGTGGTCATCGGCGTACGATGTGAGGACCATACTGATTTCTATCCAGAGTCTGCTTGGAG AACCAAACACAGCCTCACCTCTAAACACTCAAGCAGCGTCGCTTTGGGGCAACCAGGAAG AATACAGGAAGATGGTGGAGAAGTTATACAA
- the LOC131297951 gene encoding uncharacterized protein LOC131297951 isoform X2, translating to MLLRRFKWIIGFNTNKNLSSSSPSSSSSSSSNHPKRLSNAPLSPRPPTPPPLPKRKLPMLDAVHEIAIYIHRFHNLDLFQQGWYQIKITMRWEDSENSSLGTPARVVQYVAPEVGADDVYGVWRIDDTDHSFSTQPFRIKYARQDVLLSVMIAFNLSLGKYEGLPASAVILKFELMYAPVLENESGLQTSLDACSTAVHEFRIPPKALLGLHSYCPVHFDAFHAVLVDITIHITLLKGNFHTASAKVPSDSSAIKRLADGNFDKPKQAMLVRALLTSRDILLEELRNLSKSINQIIDLSDFTSELDDSKLFGSSLRGVVETPRAVVSAEASTMPQMGSEKPNGSVDFRDHEFFRSLSKDELLNFFHLLGSQILYLWNTFLKFHRANETKILEFLRDAWANDRKAEWSIWMVYSKVDMPHQYISSGVDDSYRGAHGKAAVLRKLTEDPAQTAAVRAELHRRGIEQMRINNRSIQDLHIFGDPSRIPIVIVERVMNAPLRSTSGNSYFTNPSEKDTPNLLTDIGSKAKNKSGPNTQQRGRVLKIVVFVHGFQGHHLDLRLVRNQWLLMDSKVDVLMSEVNEEKTSGDFREMGKRLAQEVTSFVKKKMDKASRSGSLRNIKLSFVGHSIGNVIIRTALTAKDAGEFQEYNSVIFTSGWLCSVSFR from the exons ATGTTACTGCGGCGTTTTAAATGGATCATTGGCTTTAATACGAACAAAaatctctcctcttcttccccttcttcttcttcctcttcctcttcgaATCATCCGAAGAGGCTGTCTAATGCGCCCTTGTCGCCGCGACCGCCGACACCTCCGCCGCTTCCGAAGCGTAAGCTTCCAATGTTGGATGCCGTGCACGAGATTGCCATATACATTCATCGCTTCCACAACCTCGACCTCTTCCAGCAAGG ATGGTATCAGATTAAGATTACGATGAGATGGGAGGACAGTGAAAACAGTTCTCTTGGAACTCCAGCTCGAGTGGTTCAATATGTAG CTCCTGAAGTTGGTGCTGATGATGTATATGGAGTTTGGAGAATTGATGATACAGATCACAGTTTCTCAACACAGCCTTTCCGGATCAAATATGCAAGGCAGGATGTTCTTCTATCTGTCATGATTGCATTCAATCTATCACTGGGTAAATATGAG GGTTTGCCTGCATCTGCTGTCATTTTGAAGTTTGAGCTTATGTATGCCCCTGTATTGGAAAATGA GTCTGGTTTGCAGACTTCTCTGGATGCATGCTCTACTGCAGTCCATGAATTTAGAATTCCACCTAAAGCTCTTCTCGGCCTGCATTCATATTGCCCTGTACATTTTGATGCTTTCCATGCCGTGCTTGTTGATATTACCATACATATCACCCTATTGAAGGGTAATTTTCACACTGCCTCGGCGAAGGTACCCAG CGACTCTTCTGCTATCAAACGGTTGGCTGATGGAAATTTTGACAAGCCGAAGCAA GCCATGCTTGTCAGAGCACTATTAACTTCCCGGGACATTCTCCTTGAAGAGCTACGAAACCTCAGCAaatcaattaatcaaataattgATTTGAGTGATTTTACTTCCGAACTGGATGATTCGAAGTTGTTTGGTTCTTCTCTGCGAGGAGTTGTGGAGACTCCACGTGCTGTAGTTTCGGCAGAAGCATCTACCATGCCACAAATGGGTTCTGAG AAACCAAATGGTAGTGTTGATTTCCGGGACCATGAGTTCTTCCGTTCCTTATCCAAGGATGAACTCTTGAACTTCTTCCATTTGCTTGGGAGTCAAATATTGTACTTGTGGAACACGTTTCTGAAATTTCACAG ggctaatgaaacaaaaattttgGAGTTTTTGCGAGATGCATGGGCTAATGACAGGAAAGCTGAATGGTCGATTTGGATGGTGTACTCTAAGGTGGATATGCCTCACCAATACATAAGTAGTGGGGTTGATGACTCCTACCGTGGTGCTCATGGAAAAGCAGCAGTTCTCCGCAAGTTAACTGAGGAT CCTGCACAAACTGCTGCAGTACGAGCTGAGCTTCATCGACGTGGTATAGAGCAAATGAGG ATCAACAACAGGTCTATACAAGACCTGCATATCTTCGGTGATCCTTCGCGCATTCCGATTGTAATTGTAGAACGTGTCATGAATGCTCCGTTACGTTCTACTAGTGGAAATTCGTACTTCACTAATCCCAGTGAGAAAGATACACCTAACTTGCTCACTGATATTGGGTCCAAGGCGAAAAACAAATCTGGTCCTAACACTCAACAACGTGGTCGTGTACTGAAGATTGTTGTCTTTGTGCACGGTTTTCAG GGACATCATCTGGATTTACGGCTTGTTCGGAATCAATGGCTTTTGATGGATTCCAAGGTAGACGTGCTTATGTCAGAGGTGAATGAAGAAAAAACTTCTGGGGACTTCAGAGAAATGGGAAAAAGGCTAGCTCAAGAAGTCACTTCATTCGTTAAGAAGAAAATGGATAAAGCCTCAAGATCTGGAAGTTTACGAAATATCAAGCTTAGCTTTGTTGGGCATTCCATTGGAAATGTCATCATAAGAACAGCGTTAACAG CAAAAGACGCTGGAGAATTTCAAGAATATAATTCTGTTATCTTCACCTCAG GATGGTTATGTTCCGTATCATTCCGCTAG
- the LOC131297951 gene encoding uncharacterized protein LOC131297951 isoform X1 has translation MLLRRFKWIIGFNTNKNLSSSSPSSSSSSSSNHPKRLSNAPLSPRPPTPPPLPKRKLPMLDAVHEIAIYIHRFHNLDLFQQGWYQIKITMRWEDSENSSLGTPARVVQYVAPEVGADDVYGVWRIDDTDHSFSTQPFRIKYARQDVLLSVMIAFNLSLGKYEGLPASAVILKFELMYAPVLENESGLQTSLDACSTAVHEFRIPPKALLGLHSYCPVHFDAFHAVLVDITIHITLLKGNFHTASAKVPSDSSAIKRLADGNFDKPKQAMLVRALLTSRDILLEELRNLSKSINQIIDLSDFTSELDDSKLFGSSLRGVVETPRAVVSAEASTMPQMGSEKPNGSVDFRDHEFFRSLSKDELLNFFHLLGSQILYLWNTFLKFHRANETKILEFLRDAWANDRKAEWSIWMVYSKVDMPHQYISSGVDDSYRGAHGKAAVLRKLTEDPAQTAAVRAELHRRGIEQMRINNRSIQDLHIFGDPSRIPIVIVERVMNAPLRSTSGNSYFTNPSEKDTPNLLTDIGSKAKNKSGPNTQQRGRVLKIVVFVHGFQGHHLDLRLVRNQWLLMDSKVDVLMSEVNEEKTSGDFREMGKRLAQEVTSFVKKKMDKASRSGSLRNIKLSFVGHSIGNVIIRTALTEEIMEPYLRYLYTYLSISGPHLGYLYSSNSLFNSGLWVLKKFKGTQCIHQLTYTDDPDLQNTFLYKLCKQKTLENFKNIILLSSPQDGYVPYHSARIEMCPAAAGDNSKKGKVFMEMLNNCLDQIRAPSSEHRLFMRCDVNFDISTQGRNLNTFIGRAAHIEFLESDVFARFIMWSFPELFR, from the exons ATGTTACTGCGGCGTTTTAAATGGATCATTGGCTTTAATACGAACAAAaatctctcctcttcttccccttcttcttcttcctcttcctcttcgaATCATCCGAAGAGGCTGTCTAATGCGCCCTTGTCGCCGCGACCGCCGACACCTCCGCCGCTTCCGAAGCGTAAGCTTCCAATGTTGGATGCCGTGCACGAGATTGCCATATACATTCATCGCTTCCACAACCTCGACCTCTTCCAGCAAGG ATGGTATCAGATTAAGATTACGATGAGATGGGAGGACAGTGAAAACAGTTCTCTTGGAACTCCAGCTCGAGTGGTTCAATATGTAG CTCCTGAAGTTGGTGCTGATGATGTATATGGAGTTTGGAGAATTGATGATACAGATCACAGTTTCTCAACACAGCCTTTCCGGATCAAATATGCAAGGCAGGATGTTCTTCTATCTGTCATGATTGCATTCAATCTATCACTGGGTAAATATGAG GGTTTGCCTGCATCTGCTGTCATTTTGAAGTTTGAGCTTATGTATGCCCCTGTATTGGAAAATGA GTCTGGTTTGCAGACTTCTCTGGATGCATGCTCTACTGCAGTCCATGAATTTAGAATTCCACCTAAAGCTCTTCTCGGCCTGCATTCATATTGCCCTGTACATTTTGATGCTTTCCATGCCGTGCTTGTTGATATTACCATACATATCACCCTATTGAAGGGTAATTTTCACACTGCCTCGGCGAAGGTACCCAG CGACTCTTCTGCTATCAAACGGTTGGCTGATGGAAATTTTGACAAGCCGAAGCAA GCCATGCTTGTCAGAGCACTATTAACTTCCCGGGACATTCTCCTTGAAGAGCTACGAAACCTCAGCAaatcaattaatcaaataattgATTTGAGTGATTTTACTTCCGAACTGGATGATTCGAAGTTGTTTGGTTCTTCTCTGCGAGGAGTTGTGGAGACTCCACGTGCTGTAGTTTCGGCAGAAGCATCTACCATGCCACAAATGGGTTCTGAG AAACCAAATGGTAGTGTTGATTTCCGGGACCATGAGTTCTTCCGTTCCTTATCCAAGGATGAACTCTTGAACTTCTTCCATTTGCTTGGGAGTCAAATATTGTACTTGTGGAACACGTTTCTGAAATTTCACAG ggctaatgaaacaaaaattttgGAGTTTTTGCGAGATGCATGGGCTAATGACAGGAAAGCTGAATGGTCGATTTGGATGGTGTACTCTAAGGTGGATATGCCTCACCAATACATAAGTAGTGGGGTTGATGACTCCTACCGTGGTGCTCATGGAAAAGCAGCAGTTCTCCGCAAGTTAACTGAGGAT CCTGCACAAACTGCTGCAGTACGAGCTGAGCTTCATCGACGTGGTATAGAGCAAATGAGG ATCAACAACAGGTCTATACAAGACCTGCATATCTTCGGTGATCCTTCGCGCATTCCGATTGTAATTGTAGAACGTGTCATGAATGCTCCGTTACGTTCTACTAGTGGAAATTCGTACTTCACTAATCCCAGTGAGAAAGATACACCTAACTTGCTCACTGATATTGGGTCCAAGGCGAAAAACAAATCTGGTCCTAACACTCAACAACGTGGTCGTGTACTGAAGATTGTTGTCTTTGTGCACGGTTTTCAG GGACATCATCTGGATTTACGGCTTGTTCGGAATCAATGGCTTTTGATGGATTCCAAGGTAGACGTGCTTATGTCAGAGGTGAATGAAGAAAAAACTTCTGGGGACTTCAGAGAAATGGGAAAAAGGCTAGCTCAAGAAGTCACTTCATTCGTTAAGAAGAAAATGGATAAAGCCTCAAGATCTGGAAGTTTACGAAATATCAAGCTTAGCTTTGTTGGGCATTCCATTGGAAATGTCATCATAAGAACAGCGTTAACAG AGGAAATTATGGAGCCATACCTAAGATACCTGTATACATATCTTTCTATATCTGGCCCACATTTAGGTTACCTGTACAGTTCAAACTCATTATTTAACTCTGGACTGTGGGTCCTGAAGAAGTTCAAGGGCACACAGTGCATTCATCAGCTTACTTACACTGACGATCCAGATCTGCAAAATACTTTCTTGTATAAACTCTGCAAG CAAAAGACGCTGGAGAATTTCAAGAATATAATTCTGTTATCTTCACCTCAG GATGGTTATGTTCCGTATCATTCCGCTAGAATTGAGATGTGCCCAGCAGCTGCAGGAGACAACTCGAAGAAGGGCAAAGTCTTCATGGAGATGCTGAATAATTGCTTGGACCAGATACGGGCACCCTCCTCTGAGCATAGGTTGTTCATGCGATGTGATGTCAATTTTGATATCTCCACCCAAGGCAGGAATTTGAATACCTTCATTGGACGGGCTGCTCATATCGAGTTCTTGGAGTCCGATGTTTTTGCCAGGTTCATTATGTGGTCTTTCCCGGAACTGTTTCGATGA